acaaatAGAAGGGAAActtttcgatctcaactgacgaacctgccagtctagaataactaccggctcctcctcataggacaagtccttccaactggacagtgcttaaatctaacatgtgggatggatcgtcgtgatactttcggagcttggacacatgaaacactggatgcacgactgataagctcggtggcaatgcaagtctgtaagccacctctcccactcgatcaacaATCTCAAACAggacaatgaacctagggctaatcttgcccttctttccaaatctcattacgcccttcataggcgacacccgaagcaacacccgctcgccgaccatgaatgccacatcacgaaccttacagtcgacataactcttttacctggactgagctgtactaagcctatcctgaataatcttgaccttgtccaaggcatcccatactagatccgtacccaacaactgatcctctcccagctcaaaccatccaaccggtgaccgacatcgcctaccatataaagccttataaagagccatctagatgctcgactggtaactgttgttataggcaaactccgctaaagtcAAGAAGTGATCCCACGACCCTCCAATGTCAATGACAAAATCTCGGAGCATaacctccaaaatctgaatagtacgctcggactgcctatctgtctaaggatgaaatgttgtgcttaactcaacccgtatgcccaactaccactgaactgctctccagaaatgtgaagtaaactgcgtacctcggtccgaaatgatagacacgggcacaccatgaagacgaacaatctctcggatatagatctcagctaacctctcagaagaataggaaattgacacaggaatgaaatatgctgacttggtcagcctatcaacaataacccacattgcatcaaacttcctgtaagttcgtgggagtccaacaacgaagtccatagtgatacgctcccacatccactcaggaatctcaatcttctggaacaaaccaccatgTCTCTAATGCTTGTACTTAACttgctgataattcaaacaccgagccacatacgcaacaatatccttcttcatcctcctccactaataatgctgccacaaatcctgatacatcttagcgacgcccggatgaatagagtaccgggaactgtgggcctcctctagaatcaactcttggagcccatccacattaggcacacaaactcgaccctgcagcctcaaaactccatcatctcctaatgtaacctacttggcacctccatgttgcaccgtgtccctaaggatacacaaatgagggtcatcatactgtcgatctcggatatgctctaataaagaagaacgagcgactgtgtaGGCTAACACATAGCTgagcttagaaacatccaacctcacgaactgattggccaaagcctgaacatccagagcaagcggtctctcaccaaccggaatatatgcaagactgtccatactagctgacttcctactcaaatcatcggccaccacattggcctttcccggatggtataatatggtgatatcatagtccttcagtaactccaaccaccttctctacctcaaatttagctccttctgcttgaataagtaTTGCAAACttttgtgatccatgaacaccacatatgacatcccatacagatagtgcctccaaatcttcaatgcgtgaacaatggttgctaactccaaatcatagactggatagttcttctcatgaatcttaaaCTATCGTGAAACATAagtaatgaccttgccatcctgcatcaacaccgcaccaagtccaatacgagatgtgtCACTATAAACTATATATGGCACTGAacatgtgggcaaaaccaacaccggtgccgtagtcaaagctgtcttaagcttctgaaagcttgcctcacactcgtgcgaccacctgaactgggcacccttctgggtcaacctggtcatcggggctacaatagatgaaaaccctccacaaaccgacgataatagcctgtcaAACCTAAAAAACTCTGGATTTTTGTAGCTGAttcgggtctaggccagtccttgactacctctatcttctttggatctacctgaataccctctactgaaacaacatgacccaagaaagcaactgaccccaaccaaaactcgcacttcaaaaacttagcatacaactgactatctctcaaagtctaaagaaccactctcaggtgctgctcatgctcctcccgactgggggaataaatcaaaatatcatcaattaaGACTATCACGATTGAAttcaagtaaggcttgaacactcagttcatcaaatccataaaagctgctggggcatttgtcaacccaaatgacatcactaagaactcataatgcccgtaccgagcgcggaaagctgtcttagggacatcggatgccctaatcctcaactgatggtagctagatctcaaatcaatcttcaaaaataccttgacACCCTAAAGccgatcaaacaaatcatcaatcctcggcaatggatacttgttcttgattgtaaccttgttcaactgtcggtaatctatacacatcctcatcgactcgtccttcttcttaaaaaacaacaccgacgcaccccaaggcgagacactaggtctaatgaagcctttatcaagcaagtcttgcaactactccttcaattctttcaactccagcggggccatacgatatgacggaatagaaatgggctaagtgcctagATCCAACTCAATTCAGAAGtaaatatccctgtcgggtggcatactcggtaggtctgaaggaaaaacctcaggaaactcacgaacaataggcacagaatccatagaaggaacctcagcactagaatcacgaacatatgccaaataggccaaacaacccttctcgactaTATGTCAAGCctttatatatgagataacactacgagtagaatgaccaagagtccttctccactctaaacgaggcaaccccAGCAAGGTTAAGGTCataatcttggcatgacagtccaagatagtgtggtaaggtgataaccagtccatccccaatatgacataaaaatcaaccatatccaaaagtaacaaatctacacgagtcttgagacccccaatcacaactatacatgaacgatggacacgatctaccacaatagaatcacctaccagtgtagacacatatacatgagcactcaaagaatcactaggcatgaccagatacggtgcaaaataagatgacacataggcgTACGTatatcctggatcaaatagaactaaaacatctctactacaaaccagaacaatacctatgataactgcatcggaagcctcagtctcaggcttggctggaagagcataacatcagggctgggccccatCACCttaactacatctctgggacaaCCTACTGCTGgttagcctccacctctagcggcctgacctccaccactaatacatctacctccacctctacctccacctccagTTGGTTGAGCGGGTTATGGAACACTCGGTgcttgaaccatggcacgggaaccttgatgctgagagctactcaatgctcgagggaaaaatctagcaatatgtcccatatcgccacaagtataacaagccctcggctgctgagactgctgaccttaacgacctgaatgaccacctcaaaaactctggagcggcggtgcactaataAGAGCTAGTGGTgtactgtaggactgctgatcggaaTACTGCATAAGAGAACTATGGCCACCTGAAGTACCGTAAGAAACcaaaagtgctgactgaaaaggactaagaggatggcctctaccatatgaatccctgcctccagacgaggtaccactgaatttgcctgaatgacgaggcctcttatcagacccctaaCCACCCTCCTATGATAAAACCATCTCAAGCCTCCGatccacattggccgcatcctgaaaggaaatctcgctccccgtctccttaaCCACCTGAAGtcaaataggctgaatgagtaacctcctcactctctctctctctctcagtgagAAGTATAAGAAGGGCATGatgggccaaatcaataaacctggtctcgtactgagtaacagccatagaaccctgctggagacgctcaaactgcctccgatagctcttcctctgagtgataggaagaaatttCTTCATAAATagttgagaaaactgatcccaagtcaaagctggcaacccagctggtctagccaaacaataatctctccaccaagtcttggcggatccagacaaacaAAAAGAAGCAAAGTCGAccacattggtctccactatccccatgttcttgagaaccacatgacaactgtctaaataatcttggggatcctcataagatgcaccgctgaaagtggtagtgaagagcttggtaaacctgtccaatctccacaaggcattagCAGACATAGCTGCACCattaccggtctgagctaccacacctggctgaactactccaactggctgagctactggagtctgaaactggggatccatctgctctagagtgtgagtagcaggagtctgggctcctcctccagcctgagagacgactagtggtacaggaagcaagccttcctgggtgacactctccataaggcccactagactgaccagagcatcctggagtactggggtagcaatgaacccctctgggaccttagttgggcccaccggaattggctgggctggaacctcatcatcaaactcaacctaagGCTTCACCGCTGGTGCTTCTGCTCTTGGCTGAGCTTTGCCCTTGCcttggcctctagcacgacctcgatCTATGCCCCTCGTAGGAGATGCTGCTGGGAGCTCGGGCTGTTGATCAGTgaatgaggaagcgcgtgttctcgccatctgcgaaagaacaaagtagaaattcaattattattgagaaaccaaaccgcacgactgGAAAGAATAgatataaagtttttcctaactctgtagtctCTGGAGGAtgaatacagacatctctgtatcgatccctcagactctactaatctTGTCCGtcaattgtgagacctaagtaacctagagctctgataccaacttttcacgacccggaTTCCCCCCCCTCCCCGCGGGAGTCGttatggcgcctactagtgaaagctaggcaagccaaccatttgaattatttaccttttttccattttaatcctttaacaattatgaaccaatatCATGTAAACAACGAAATTTAATAAGTGGAAGAACAGAATATAACCATTTAAATATTTCCAATACAAATCCTTAAACATAAACTACCCAGAAccggtgtcacaatttcacaaacGGTCTAgtaatactacaaataagggtccgaAAAATAAATACGATGTTGTCTatgaaatacataaatgaaacaggatgaaaggatagaaggagacgccaaggcctgtggacgcctgcaggactacctcgaatCTAcaaatggactgaaggcagcaacccaaaacTAAGGTCCATaagctccagtaccgggatctgcacacagtgtagagtgtagtatcagcacaaccgaccccatatgctggtatgtgactagcctaaccttggcgaagtagtgacgagtctaggaccagactaccaaataaacctgtgtagttaaatcatatacaacgaaaaataaaagcaaaatttTAATATTAAAGATAGGAAAGGGAAATCATGCTGCGGGGCACAACAAGTAGCAACCGAAACCAATAGTTGAATGTAAAGagcaccataactcaattatcaatagaaatcaggaaaatcaaagacaagtgaagggcatcacccttcgtgcttttactctcgtcctcaccataaaatcaatagaattggcacgacatcacccttcttgcttttacctcacataatcatggcacggaatgatccttcgtgcattatcactcatataaaggcatggaattgtacatcgtgcggcacgacatcacccttcatgaagtaacactctctcacaaatatcatacacgacattacccttcgtgctttaatactctctcaaaaaaatcatgcacgacatcacctttcgtgctttaacactcttccttacccaaacaacaatcacaaagcaataagggcaagggaataaataaaTCATAATAAaaatcccggaaagggaacaatagtacaacaatcatataccggcaagggaaacaataccAAAACAATAACAACTTGGCCAGAgagataacattaaaacaacaacatcccagcaagggagacacTATCataatcttcttttcttttttcacatTTACCTCACAACTTaattcacaa
This genomic stretch from Nicotiana sylvestris chromosome 9, ASM39365v2, whole genome shotgun sequence harbors:
- the LOC138877274 gene encoding uncharacterized protein, whose translation is MDPQFQTPVAQPVGVVQPGVVAQTGNGAAMSANALWRLDRFTKLFTTTFSGASYEDPQDYLDSCHVVLKNMGIVETNVVDFASFCLSGSAKTWWRDYCLARPAGLPALTWDQFSQLFMKKFLPITQRKSYRRQFERLQQGSMAVTQYETRFIDLAHHALLILLTERERESEEVTHSAYLTSGG